The Nitrospiria bacterium DNA window TCCCGTCAAACAGGCTGACCCCTTTCCAGTTCGCCACCCACATGCGCCCGCCCTGGTCGAACAGGATGTCATATACATAGGGATCCGCCAGGTCCGGAACGTTGTAATGGCGCCAGGTCTTTCCGTCAAACTCGGCCAGACCTCCGCCATGCGTTCCGACCCACTTGTTCCCTTGAGAGTCCAGTTTGACCGTCGTGACAATGTCCGACACAAGACCGTTCTTGCTGTCATATCGTCCCACAATTTGGTCCTGAACAAGATCGTATTTGATCAGTCCCTGCTCCGTGCCGACCCATACATCGTTTCCTTCAAACGCCATCGAAAAAACGCTGACGTTCATCTCGTAATTGGTCCAAACGGGGTGGGTTGACACAGCCGGTTTCGAAGAGGTGCAGCCCGCGATGTCGGAGAAGCTGACGGTCCAGATTAAGATAAGCGGGAGGAAGGCGCTACTTCGACTCATGTGGCTCCTAACTGAAGCCTTATGATTCTACGCGCGGGAAACAAACGAGTCAAGGCCGTTTCTTGACAAACCTCGCTCTCTTACTTAAGATGAAAAAACAATTCCGGAGTCCTTCGATGACCGTTCATCCGTCCGAACAGGTTATCCCGGCCGTCAAAAAGCCGGCTTCGTTGACCGTCGCATTGTGGACCGGACTCCGTCCATTGGACTGGATCAAAAACCTTTTTGTTCTGGCGCCTCTCCTTTTTTCCGGTCACCTTTTTACCGCCGAGTTGGTTTCAAAAACATTGTTGGGCTTCATTCTTTTCTGTATCCTCTCCAGCGGGGCCTACCTGTTCAATGACGTCATGGACCGCAAGGAGGATCAATACCATCCGGGAAAAGTGCTTCGCCCTATCGCTGCGGGTCAGCTGCCGGCGGCCTTGGCCGGCGTGGTCGCCTTTGGACTGATTTTGACCGGCTTGATCGGGGCCTTTGTGCTGGATGTCCGCTTCGGGATGATCGCCGCCGTTTTCAGTCTCCTGCACCTGGCCTATTCCTTCGGTCTCAAAGATTGGGTGATCGTCGATGTCCTTCTCATCGCCGCGGGATTTGTCCTGAGGGTTTTGGGCGGGGCGGCGCTGGTTGCCGTCGTCCCATCGGCCTGGATCATCCTGTGCACCATGCTGCTCTCCTTATTTTTAGGATTTTCCAAGCGACGACACGAGTTGGTTCTTTTGGGTGACCAGGCGGTTGCCCATCGGAAAGTGCTCCGGCAGTATTCCGTGACTTTCTTGGACCAGATGATCGGCGCGGTCTTGGCCGCAACCGTCGTATCCTATGCGTTGTACACGATTAACAACGGCCCGCTCCAAATCTATTCGGTCTTCTTTGTCTTATACGGAATGTTTCGCTATCTTTACTTGATTCATCACCGGGGCCACGGCGGCCATGCAGCCGAGTCTTTCTTGACCGATCGCCCGCTGCTGGCCACCGTGGTGGGGTGGACCCTGTTCATGTTATGGGACATCTACGGGTGACTGCCATCGAGACCGCTGGTGTCTTGATTCTTTCGGGACATCTTGACAAATATTTTTTTTGCGATATTATGTTCATATAATGAACATAACTTCTTTATCTACAGAAATACCCGATAAGGACAAGGATTTGCTCAATCGCGAGTCCCTGCATACCCTCCAGATCCTGGATGAGGTCGCCACCGGCAAACCCCTGACCCAACGCGATCTGAGCAACAAACTCGGGATCGCCCTGGGAATGACGAACAATTACCTGAAGCGTTTGGCGCGGGAAGGCTACATTCAGATTATTCAAGCCGAACGAAAACGCCTTCACTATCTCCTGACCCCGAAAGGCATCGCGGAGAAAAGCGCGCTGACCTACCGTTACATCAAACGATCCTATCAATTTTTTACCGACGCCCGCCGAAAACTGGAGGTGTTTTTTCTCGACCTGGAAAAAGCCGGCGTCCGCTCGATCGTGCTTTACAAGGCCACCGTGATCGCCGAGATCGCGGTGTTGGTGCTGCAGGACCGTTCGATTCAACTTCTCACGATCGTCGACGACGCGACGGCCGGTACAACATTTTTAGGATATGGAATCGATCCGGTCAAGTCGCTGGCCGATCTGAAATTCGACCGTGTGCTGGTGACCACCGAAGAACCGACTGAAAAAGTTGCGGACCATCTGGCCGTCTACGGGGTAAAAAGGGACCGGGTTTGTTCACTATACTAATGCATCGGGACCTTCGCAAATATGCATAATCGGGATTCAGGCCGGATAGGGCCTCGCGGCGGGATGAATCCGATGTGGGTTTCATATCTCCCCCAAAAAATCCGATCCAGGCTGGAAGGCCGGAACACCCTTCAAAAGGTGGCGTCCAACACCGGCTGGCTTCTGGCCGACAAGGTGCTCCGGATGGGTGTCGGTCTGGTGGTCATGGCCTGGGTGGCCCGTTACCTGGGTCCGGACCGATTCGGAATTTATAATTACGCCGTCGCGTTCGTTGCCCTGTTCTCCGCCGTTTCCGCCTTGGGGCTGGATCCGATCGTTGTCCGGGACATCCTCCGTGATCCCGAGCACACCGATGAAACGCTCGGAACCGCTTTCCTTCTCAAATTGATGGGGGGCACGTCGGCCTTCCTGATTTCGGTCTGCACGATGACCTGGTTGCGGCCGACGGACAGCTTGACCCGCTGGCTGGTGGGCCTTATCGCCGCCGGCTTGATCGTCCAGGCTTTTGACTCGATTGATTTTTGGTTCCAATCGCAAATTCAGTCCAAATATACGGTTTATGCCAAGAGCGCCGCCTTCTTCTTGGCCAATATCGGCAAAATCGTTCTGGTCATGTTAAAGGCGCCGTTGATCGCTTTTGCGTGTGTCGGTCTTGCCGAGATCGCCATTGGAGCGACAGGGCTGATCGCGGTAAACGCGTGGCGGGGGCGCACACTCAAAAATTGGCGTTGGAATGCGGCCAGAGCGCGGCAGCTTCTTAGAGACGGTTGGCCGCTCAGCGTGTCGGGCATCGTGATCCTGATCTACATGCGGATTGATCAAGTGATGCTGGGAGAACTGGCCACCAACCGGGATGTGGGGAATTTCTCCGCGGCGGTTCAACTGGTCGAGGCTTGGTACTTTATTCCCATGATCATCTCCACGTCTCTGTTCCCGGTGATCGTCGAGTCCAAGAAGCTGGACAAGACCGTTTATGAAGCACGGATTCAAAGACTGTACGATCTGATGATCTGGATCGCCATTGGGCTGGCTTTGTTGGTTTCGATTTTATCGCGCCCGGTTGTCTCGATTCTGTTCGGTCCCGAATATGGCGGCGCGGCGCCGGTTCTTTCACTGCAAGCCTGGATGGCCGCCGCGGTTTTTTTTGGTGTCGCGAGACAGCAGTGGCTGACCTCCGAAGGTCATTTAAAAGACGGCATGCTTTTTGAAATCGCGGCTGTTCTTTTAAATGTCGGATGCAATATGATTTTGATCCCCGCCTACGGAGCGATCGGGGCCGCGTCGGCCTCTCTGATCACCGCTTACGGCGCCAACCTTCTCGTAGCCGTCTACTCCAGGCCGATCCGGCGCAGTGTCAAGATGTACCTCGTCAGTCTTACACTTCCCATGCGGTTTATAAAGAGATTATGTGCGGCATAGCCGGGATATACAACGTCGACAACAAGCCCGTGTCGAATGAGGCGATCAGAAAAATGACGGAGGTCATCCGCCACCGGGGTCCGGACGGCTCCGGTATTTATAGGGACGGAAACGTCGGGCTGGGACACCGGAGACTCTCCATTCTCGATCTTTCCGATAACGGCGTCCAGCCCCTGACTTACGGGGACGGAAAATATTGGATCGTCTTCAACGGAGAGATCTACAACTTTCTGGAGATCCGGCGAGACCTGACGGCCAAAGGCCATCGCTTTCGTTCCGAAACGGACACGGAAGTCTTGGTCGCCGCCTACGCGCAGTGGGGAGCGGACTGCCTCACGAAATTCAATGGGATGTGGGCCTTTGCAATCTATGACCGAACGGAGCGGGTCTTGTTTCTTTCAAGAGACCGATTCGGCATCAAGCCCCTTTATTATGCGTTCGACGGAAAATGCTTTCTTTTCGGCTCCGAAATGAAAGCGCTTCTGGCGTTTCCGGATCGGGGCCGCGAGGTGAGCGGCCCAAACATTCGTGCGGAGCTCCAGGATCCCTTCAGTCTGGAAGGAGGAGAGGAAACCCTTTGGAAGGGGATCAAGCGCCTCGAGCCCGGCCACAGTCTCATCGTCAAGCCGACGGGCGTCCGAAAATTGAACTGGTGGTCCACCCGCGACCATCTGAGACCGGTGCCCTCCACGCTGGAAGAACAGGCCGAGGAGTTCCGGTCGCTTTTTCTGGACGCGGTGCGACTGCGAATGCGCAGCGACGTTCCCATTGCCACCTGCCTCAGCGGGGGACTAGACTCCAGTTCGGTCGCGTGCGCCATGTCGAAGATTTTTTCGGAATCGAGCGTGGGACTCGAGAGAACGCCGGGGGATTGGCAGAGGGCGTTTGTACACATTTTTCCGGAAACCCCCCTCGATGAAAAGTCCTATGCCGATGAAATCGCCCGGCACGCCGGAATCAAACCCGTTTATATTGAGACGAAACCGGAAGAGTACCTTCAAAGCCTGGAAAAGGTTGTCTACCATTCGGAGGACCTTTACGGAGGCCTGCTCACGCCGGCGTATAACGTCTACAAGGCGGCCCGTGAGCACGCGGTGAAAGTGACTTTGGATGGTCACGGCGCCGATGAAATGATGGCGGGTTACAACCACTATGTCGGTTATGCCATGGCCGACGCGTTTCGAACGCGCAGGCTCCGACGGTATCTTCGACTCATTTCGATGCAGCTGGGCATGATCCGCGGCTCACAGAACCCCGTGATCCCCGCGGTTCTCGGCTCGATCTACCGGTCGAGCCCCTTCTTACAAAGGCTATATCCAAAGCACGTTCGGAACAATACGGTCGCGGGCCGCCGACGCGAAGGCGAATCCGAACACCCAACGCCGTTCCACGAAACGCTTCGGCGCAACTTATATTTCGATTTTCATAAAACGATTCTCCCGGCGATCCTGCGCAACTTCGACCGAATGAGCATGGCCCACGGTGTCGAGGTACGAATGCCGTTCATGGACTGGAGACTGGTCACGTATGTTTTTTCACTGCCTTCGGAAAGCCTTATCGGCCGGGGCCACGCCAAGCTGATCCTGAAATGGGCGATGGGCGGGATTCTGCCGGAATCCATCCGCTGGCGAAAACGCAAAATCGGGTTCAACGCTCCGATGGTCGATCTCTTTCGCGGCCCCTTGCGGTCCTGGATCGAGGACATGATCAGCAGCGAAGATTTTCTTCATTCCGAATTCTTCGAGGGGACAAAAATACGGAGCGAGTTTCAACGGAAATCAAAACAGGGAATGACGTGGGACGACGCCTATCGACTATGGCCTTTTATCAATCTCGCTCTGTGGACCCGGCTCTTTTTAAAGGGTCCGATGATCCCGGCGGGGACGTAACACAACGACAGGCGAAACGGATTCGATGAAGCCAAAACGAAAAGTGGCCGTGTTGGGCGCCGGAAAGTGGGGAGCGAACCTGATTCGGAATGTCTCCTTCAATGACGAAATCGAATTTACGGGGATCTGCGATTCGGATCCGGAGACCTTAAAAAAAATTTCGGGGCACTATCCGCATGTTCCCGCGTTTGACACCTATGAACGGATGCTGGAGGCCGGCCCGGATGCCGTCATCATTGCGACCCCGGCAAGGCGGCATTACGAACACGCCCGGAAGGCGTTGCTGGCGGGGCGGCACGTCCTTATTGAAAAACCCATGGCCGCAACACCCGCGGAAGCGCGCGAGCTCGCGGCGCTGGCGCAAGAAAAATCGGTCGTTCTGATGGTCGGCCATACGTTTCTCTATAACAACATCGTCCATGAAATCAAGCGCCGGCTGGACGGACGCGAGCTGGGCGATGTGTATTACGTGTATTCCCGGCGACTGAACCTCGGCCACGTGAGACAGGACGTGGACGTGATGTGGAATCTCGCGCCCCATGATATCTCCATCATCAATTACCTGCTTTCCTCGCGACCTCAAAAGGTTTCGGCCCAAGGATTGAGTTTCATCCAAAAACAAAAGAATATTTCCGATGTGGCCTTCTGCAAGATGGATTACCCCGACGGCCGCAGCGCCCATCTTCACCTGTCCTGGATCGACCCGCAAAAGGTTCGTCAGCTGGTCATTGTCGGATCGGAGAAGATGCTGGTATATGACGACACCGATCCCGACAAACATATTCAAATTTACGACAAGTCGGTTGAAAAAAAATTCACGGCGGACGTATCCGACTTCGCCGATTTCAGTACGAGGATCCGGGCCGGCGATCTCGTCATTCCCAACATTCGGCTCACAGAGCCGTTGAGCGTAGAAATCTCCCACTTCGTGGAGTGCACCCGGAATGGAACACGGCCCAGGACAGACAGCCAAAACGGGCTTGAGGTGGTTTGCGTCCTTCAAGCGCTGAGCGACTCGCTGGCCGACGGCGGATCGGTCGCCGAGGTCAACTATCTCTCCGCATCCTGAGCGCAGATCCGTCCACGCGGCTCCATGGTGCTTGAAAGGGCGTGTTTTGAGGACCCGTAAGAGATGAAAAGAATCTTGGTTACCGCTTCCGGCGGCGCGCCGGCGCTCGGTTTCGTACGATCCCTTCGCGACGCCCCGGAACCGATGTACATGATCGGCTGCGACTGCAACGAGTACAACCTCTTGCGTTCGGAAACGGATGAAAAGATCCTGATCCCCAAAGCAACGGATCCATCCTATATCCCTTTCCTTAAAAAGACCCTGAAGGAAAAAAACGTCGATTTTATCCACT harbors:
- a CDS encoding decaprenyl-phosphate phosphoribosyltransferase; this encodes MTVHPSEQVIPAVKKPASLTVALWTGLRPLDWIKNLFVLAPLLFSGHLFTAELVSKTLLGFILFCILSSGAYLFNDVMDRKEDQYHPGKVLRPIAAGQLPAALAGVVAFGLILTGLIGAFVLDVRFGMIAAVFSLLHLAYSFGLKDWVIVDVLLIAAGFVLRVLGGAALVAVVPSAWIILCTMLLSLFLGFSKRRHELVLLGDQAVAHRKVLRQYSVTFLDQMIGAVLAATVVSYALYTINNGPLQIYSVFFVLYGMFRYLYLIHHRGHGGHAAESFLTDRPLLATVVGWTLFMLWDIYG
- a CDS encoding winged helix-turn-helix transcriptional regulator, giving the protein MLNRESLHTLQILDEVATGKPLTQRDLSNKLGIALGMTNNYLKRLAREGYIQIIQAERKRLHYLLTPKGIAEKSALTYRYIKRSYQFFTDARRKLEVFFLDLEKAGVRSIVLYKATVIAEIAVLVLQDRSIQLLTIVDDATAGTTFLGYGIDPVKSLADLKFDRVLVTTEEPTEKVADHLAVYGVKRDRVCSLY
- a CDS encoding flippase; the encoded protein is MWVSYLPQKIRSRLEGRNTLQKVASNTGWLLADKVLRMGVGLVVMAWVARYLGPDRFGIYNYAVAFVALFSAVSALGLDPIVVRDILRDPEHTDETLGTAFLLKLMGGTSAFLISVCTMTWLRPTDSLTRWLVGLIAAGLIVQAFDSIDFWFQSQIQSKYTVYAKSAAFFLANIGKIVLVMLKAPLIAFACVGLAEIAIGATGLIAVNAWRGRTLKNWRWNAARARQLLRDGWPLSVSGIVILIYMRIDQVMLGELATNRDVGNFSAAVQLVEAWYFIPMIISTSLFPVIVESKKLDKTVYEARIQRLYDLMIWIAIGLALLVSILSRPVVSILFGPEYGGAAPVLSLQAWMAAAVFFGVARQQWLTSEGHLKDGMLFEIAAVLLNVGCNMILIPAYGAIGAASASLITAYGANLLVAVYSRPIRRSVKMYLVSLTLPMRFIKRLCAA
- the asnB gene encoding asparagine synthase (glutamine-hydrolyzing), with protein sequence MCGIAGIYNVDNKPVSNEAIRKMTEVIRHRGPDGSGIYRDGNVGLGHRRLSILDLSDNGVQPLTYGDGKYWIVFNGEIYNFLEIRRDLTAKGHRFRSETDTEVLVAAYAQWGADCLTKFNGMWAFAIYDRTERVLFLSRDRFGIKPLYYAFDGKCFLFGSEMKALLAFPDRGREVSGPNIRAELQDPFSLEGGEETLWKGIKRLEPGHSLIVKPTGVRKLNWWSTRDHLRPVPSTLEEQAEEFRSLFLDAVRLRMRSDVPIATCLSGGLDSSSVACAMSKIFSESSVGLERTPGDWQRAFVHIFPETPLDEKSYADEIARHAGIKPVYIETKPEEYLQSLEKVVYHSEDLYGGLLTPAYNVYKAAREHAVKVTLDGHGADEMMAGYNHYVGYAMADAFRTRRLRRYLRLISMQLGMIRGSQNPVIPAVLGSIYRSSPFLQRLYPKHVRNNTVAGRRREGESEHPTPFHETLRRNLYFDFHKTILPAILRNFDRMSMAHGVEVRMPFMDWRLVTYVFSLPSESLIGRGHAKLILKWAMGGILPESIRWRKRKIGFNAPMVDLFRGPLRSWIEDMISSEDFLHSEFFEGTKIRSEFQRKSKQGMTWDDAYRLWPFINLALWTRLFLKGPMIPAGT
- a CDS encoding Gfo/Idh/MocA family oxidoreductase, whose product is MKPKRKVAVLGAGKWGANLIRNVSFNDEIEFTGICDSDPETLKKISGHYPHVPAFDTYERMLEAGPDAVIIATPARRHYEHARKALLAGRHVLIEKPMAATPAEARELAALAQEKSVVLMVGHTFLYNNIVHEIKRRLDGRELGDVYYVYSRRLNLGHVRQDVDVMWNLAPHDISIINYLLSSRPQKVSAQGLSFIQKQKNISDVAFCKMDYPDGRSAHLHLSWIDPQKVRQLVIVGSEKMLVYDDTDPDKHIQIYDKSVEKKFTADVSDFADFSTRIRAGDLVIPNIRLTEPLSVEISHFVECTRNGTRPRTDSQNGLEVVCVLQALSDSLADGGSVAEVNYLSAS